In Chryseobacterium oryzae, the genomic stretch GAAAACCAGTTTCCTGTGAGCAAAATACTACTCAAAACATTTAAACCAATCATTTTCTTCTTCTCGTTTACGGAAAGACTCTTGAAAAAGCTGATATTTTCTTTCAACTTTTTCTGTCGGAACAAAACCGAAATAACTGACATAATTATCGTGCAGCTAAACACTCTATAAAAAAGAATATCCAATGAAGAATAATCATGCAAAGGTTTTAAAACGAGACTAAAAGTTCCCCACGTAGCAAATGCAAAAATTGCGGCAATGTAATATCTTAATTGTTTCAAATGAAAATCCTGAATTTACGATTAGATTTATATAGAAAAATAATGCAAAGATAATGATAATGATGTACGAGTCTAAATGTTTACCAATTAATTAAGATAATTAAGATAATTAAAATACAATATTGATGAAATAAAAAACATTAAAATATACAAAATACGCATTTCGTATTTTGTATAATAATTCATAATTATATTTTAAAGCATTGATTAATAGTATTTTATTAAAAATATTATTATTTGTGTTTTTTAGTAAAACTTTCGTATATTTGAGAGTTAGCCGACATCCTATAAAAATAGTATGTTAGATATAATATTATGATAGTAAATTAATAAATTTGGGGGCAAAGGTTGGAATGCTACGTTTAACTAAAATATACCACGCTAAGATATACGTTAGCTGGGAAGGATAATACCAGTTTCCAAATCTTTCGCAAGAATTATTGAGGAAACAGTTGCCAACAGCCTAATAACTGTTGTATACCTGGAGTTGAGTCTACGGAACAATTTGATTAACATATTTATGATGTTTAAGCATTTAAGTACAAAGATAACAATTTCTATACCTGAAAAGAGTAGCGTCGCAATAGTCATTTTATGACGAAAGCTTCGTAGGAGCCTGTACATTTCAAACCTGCTACTATAAATTGCCCCCTTTATATAATTATGGAAACTGAAGAATGGTTTAAACCGAAAAAATATCCGCATATTGGTTCCCCAATTACATTATTTGATTATAATTGGGTGAAAAATTATGTTATAAATCCAGAAAAAATAAGGGTTCATAGTTTCCTGCCTCTTATTCATAAAACAATTAAACAAAGAAAATTTAGAGCTGATAATAATAACAAGAAAAAAACTCCAACTAAAAAGCGATTTAGAAAAAAGGATGAAAAAAATCGTGAAATTTATTTTGCATCACATTTGGACGCTCAAATATTTTCATACTATAACAATAAGCTTGTAGAAGCTTATGAAGACTTTATTAGTAAAGAATCATTTAATGACAGTGTTGTCGCATACAGAAAAATATCAGTTTCAAAGTCATCTAATAATAACAAATGTAATATTGAATTCGCTAAGTCAACTTTTGAATTTGTTAAGAATAATCAAGATAAAAAATTATCAGTCATTGTTGCTGATGTAACATCTTTTTTTGATAACCTAAATCATAAAATTCTAAAAAAACAGTGGTGTAAAATATTAAAAGTAAAGACACTTCCACATGACCATTATAATGTTTATAAAACTCTAACAAACATTAAATATGTAGAATCTAAACAACTATTTAAGTCTTATAATAAAACTATGATTGTAGAAAGAGGAGTTCCAAATTCTTCAACCAACAAAGAATTTAAACGAAAACCTATTAAACAATCATCATATTTTAAAGAAAAGAAAGCAGTTGCTTTTTGTACAAAATCTGAATTCATTGCAAATAATCTCAATCTAATTATTTCAAAAAATAACACCAAGGGAATTCCGCAAGGAAGTCCTATAAGTGCAACATTAGCTAATGTATATATGTTAGATTTTGATAAAGTTATTTACGAAAAAATTGAACAATTAAATGGATACTATCAAAGATATAGTGATGATCTTATAATAATTTGCGAACAAAAATATGAAGACGAAATTATAAAATTATTAAGAACAAATATTGCAGATAAATATATTGCAGGTTTAGAAATTCAAAGTAAAAAAACTAAAGTTTATAGATTTGAAAATATAAACGGACAATATAAAGGATTTCAAATAGATGAAATTACAAAAGTTCCTAATTACAATTTAGCACTTGAATACCTTGGATTTACATTTGATGGAAAAAAAGTACTAATTAAAACTTCAGGTTACTCAAAATTTTATCGTTCTATGATAAAATCATTTAAGAAATCTGCATCTTTAGCAAAAAACAGTAAAAACCCTGATAAAAGCATATTCAAATCAAAATTATATAAGAGATTTACTTATAAAGGATCGAAAAGAAAACTCATATATCATCCATCAAAAGACAATCCAACTGAATATTTAAAAACAAAAAAATTCAACTGGGGAAATTATCTTAGTTATGTTGAAAAGTCAAATACAGTAATGTTTGAAATCAATAATGGAAATCATATAATAAAACAAAGCAAAAAACTTTGGAGAAATTTCCATAAATTAATGAATGAATATAAATAAAAGGACGATCGGCTAACATTGTATTGGCAAAATGCGGGTTAAATCTTGAATTGAAAAGCAGAACATTTTTTGCCGCAAATGCTTTTCAATTCTGCAATTTTTTGTAAGTTAGCATTATTGAAAAAGCATTCGCTACGTTTGGTCTGAAATTGAATATTCGTTCATTTTCTTCCCGCACTTCGCCAATACTTTTTCCGTTGCACGACATTTTGTGAAAACGACGATGAATAAAATAAAATAAAATTTTTCAATAAAATGGCAGTAAAAAATTTGATTAAATCTATTTTCTTGATAATAATATTATCGATATTTAGTTGCAATTCTATAAAAAATAATTACAAACTTGAAAAAAATCTGCCAATAGTTGATTATAATAAATCTTATGAATACTATGATAATTCTATTAGCCTGAATAATGCAATTCAGAAAAAAAATGAACAAACTCTGATTTTATACAATAAAAAGCAAATTAATAAAGAAAAATTTAATAATCTTCTAAATAAAAAGAAAATAAAATCTATTGAAATAATAGAAGATAGTGCTAAAATATCGTCTTTCGGATTTTCATTTAAAAATGTTAAAACTATAATGTTTACCAAAAGCGACGCTTCAAATTGATTATAGAATAAAAACGTCGTACAACATTGTATTGGCAAAAACGGGCTTGAATATCCAAATTGAAAATTTGAATATTCTTTGCCGCCAATGCTTTTCGTTTCAACTTTTTTTGTAATTTAGTTTCCACGAAAAAGCATTGGCTTCTACTACTCAAAATTGAATTCTCCGAATTCCTTTTTGCCCGTCTTCGCCAATACTTTTTCCGTTGTGTGCCATTTTAAACACGACACACCCGAAAAACAAATTAAAAATGAAAAACATTTTGACCATTTTAACTTTTATTCTTTTGACAAATTTTTCATTTGCACAAAGCGAAAAAGAAACCAATAAAACTGTTGCAACTAATTTTGAAAACAATTATAATACTGACAATTTTAAAGAAATTTTCGAGAGCTTTTCACCTGAAATGCAATCAGCATTACCACTTGACAAAACAACAGACTTTCTTATTGGATTAAAACAACAAGCTGGTAAAATAATTAAAAGAGAATTTGTAAAATACGAACAGAGCTACGCCTCATATAAGACAAAATTTGAAAGAGCATTATTTGCAGTAAATATTTCAATAGATGATAATTCTAAAATAAACGGACTTTTTGTAAAACCTTTTAAAGAAGACAATCTTCCTAAACTTGAGAGAAACAAAACTAAATTGACATTACCCTTTTATGAAGAATGGACTGTAGTTTGGGGTGGCGACACAAAAGAACTTAACTATCACGTTGAAAGTGAAGCTCAAAAAAACGCTTTTGATTTAGTAATTACAAACGATAAAGGAAATTCATTTAAAACCGACGGAAAAAAGAACGAAGATTATTATGCTTTTGGAAAAGAATTAATAGCACCTTGTAATGGAGAAATTGTTTTAGTGGTTGATGGTATAAAAGACAATGTTCCAGGAACTTTAAATCCCATTTATATCCCTGGAAATACCGTAATCATAAAGACTGAAAATAACGAATATCTGTTTTTCGCCCATTTCAAACAACATTCAATAGTTGTAAAACAAGGACAGAAAGTTAAACAAGGACAACTACTTGGACTATGCGGAAATTCGGGCAACTCTTCGGAAGCTCATTTACATTTTCACATACAAAATACAGAAGATATGAACTTGGCAACAGGAGTAAAATGTTACTTCGACAAAATTCAAGTTGACGGACAAATAAAAACCGATTATTCACCTATTCAAAAAAACAAAATAAGTAGCCCTAAATGAAAAACGGCACACAACAAGGGTTTTGCAATAGTGGGGCGAAACTGCAAAGTTCAACGGCAGTTCTTCGGTTCAACTTTTGTGCAAAATTGAAGATTTGTGCTTCGATTGCCCCGCCATCGCAAAGCCCCGAAACGTTAGCAGAAATAGCAAACCAAACTAATCGCATGAACAATAAAATTATTTTGAATGGATGTATTGATCAATTCAAGAATCAAAACGAATTAACAACAACAGATAGCGAGACATTCGAACTTTTTTCTTTAACTCAAATTACTAAAGATTTTGATTTAACATTTGAAACCATTCAAGATTCGGTTGTTGATGGCGGTCATGATGGCGGAATTGATTCTATAATTACAATTATAGATGACTTTGTGCCTGAATCAATTGAAGATTTAGAAGATATCGTATTTAATAGAAAAACAAATGTAAAGATTGTTATAACTCAATGTAAAAAAGAAAATTCATTTAAAGAATCTGCTTTAGATAAATTAATAACTTCTATACCTGAACTTTTTGATTTAGGAAAATCTACTGATGCTCTATTGCAAAGATTTAATTCTAGCGTTGTTGAAAAAGGAATTATAGCAAGAGAAAGTTGGAAAAAATGCACTATAGCTGGAGGAAAGCTAGAAATCATTTTTAACTATTGTGCAAATTCAGAAATAATAGAAATTAATACAACCTTTGAACAAAAAGTAACTCAATTGTTAGCTTTATGTCAATCAATTTTTGTTGGCTCATCAATTAGTTATGATAATTATAGTTGCCATGAGTTACTTAAATTATATCAAACTCAAAAAAATGAAAGACTACAAATAATTTATAAAGAAACACCGCTTTCAACAAGTTATAATGATAATGGAATTGGTTACGTTGGAACTGTGAAACTTGCAAATTATAAATCTTTTCTGACTGACGAGGAAGGAAAGATTAGAGAAGATCTTTTTGAAAGTAATATTAGACATTTCCAGGGTGCAGTAGATGTTAATACAAAAATAAAAAATTCGATTGAAGACATTTCTACCGAAGATTTTTGGTGGTTGAATAATGGTATAACAATAATTGCTTCGAATCCTTCACTTGTTGGAACTACACTAAGCCTAGACAATGTACAAATAGTAAATGGATTACAAACTTCATATTCTATTTTTTTACATCATAATAATGATCAAAATGACACAAGATCTGTACTTGTTAAAGTTATTATCAATGAGGACAAAAGAACAATTGATCACATAATTGCATCAACTAATAGTCAAAATCCTGTGTCCCCTTCATTATTAAGAGCTACCGACGATATTCAACGAGAATTGGAATTATTTTACGGGAATGAAGGATATTTCTATGATCGAAGAAAAAACTATTACAAAAATCAAGGTAAGCCCGCTAGCAGAATTTTCAGTATTCAAACATCTGCTCAGATCATTGAATCATTGTTATTTAACAATCCACATTCTGCACGTTCTAAACCTACATCATTAATAAAAGATGACACAACATATAATAGAATCTTTGACCAAAGTCGTAATTACAAGGTTTACTTAAATAGCTGTTTATTAAACAAAAAAGTTATTGAGTTTTGGACTAGCATTGAAGATAGAGATATGAAAAATAATTTGACAAACTTTAAATTGCATATCTCTAGAGTGATTACTTCCTTTATTTTTCAAAAAACAAATATCACTGCAAATGATATACAATCATTGGAGCTTGAATTGGTAAATAACGAGAATTTTGATTCTGCATCTGAGTTTTTATTAGCTAGTATAAACGGCTATCAAATTGAAAATCAAGATGCTAATTTAATTAACATGGCGAAAACCAAAAGCTTTACGGATTATTTAGTTAATAGACTAACTACACAATTCCAATAGCTACTTCTGCTAACATCGCATTGGCAAAATGGCGGGTTAAGTGCAAACTTCAACCTTTGTGCTTTTTATTCCGTCGAATGTGTTCCACATTCAGCTTTTTTTAATAATTTAGCTTCTGTGGAAACACATCGGCTAACGTCACTGCTAAATTGAACTTTTTGTCCAATTTATCCGCCACTTCGCCAATGCGTTTCCCATTAGCAGAAACGGTTCTAAATATCACGCTCAAAAGTATTTACTTAATTTTAAAGGCTTTGTTTTCTTCCTCTTTTCTTGAAAAATTAACGTTGCGGAATGCAAAATTTTAAAATGATATTTCTAGCAAAATGAAATGCAGAATTGAATTGCGAAATGCTGAAAAAATGAATTTTGAAAAAGTATGAAATGGAATTTCAAAATATTTCTGGAATTCAAAATTGGAAAAATATAAATTTCTGAATTCAACCAAATTAAGTGAATGAAATTTTCATTGAAAAACCACGAAATTGAATTCTGAAATCTATAAAAAATCGAATTCCTAAAAGAATGAAATTGAAATAAAATAATCGCAAAAAATTACCTACTGAAAGTCAATTACCGCTTCTGCTAACATCGCATTGGCAAAAACGGGCTTGAATATCCAAATTGAAAATTTGAATATTCTTCGCCGCCAATTGCTTTTCGTTCCAACTTTTTTTGTAATTTAGTTTCCACGAAAAAGCATTGGCTTCTACTCCGCAAAATTGAATTCTCCGAATTCCTTTTTGCCCGTCTTCGCCAATACTTTTTCCGTTGTACGCAATTTTACACCAACCGTTTACAAATTCCAAAGTGAAAAAACAACTTCTATTTTTAGTTTTATTATTTTCCATTACAAGTTGTTTGAATAATAAATTTATCAAACCTAAAGAAAGTACAAATGAATATAATGAAACTTTATATTTTGCAACATATGATGAAAATAGGTATCCAAAAGACACAATCAGAAATGGACCAAATGATTCACTTTCTCTATTTGTAAATAAATGGTATTCTAAGCATCTAAATTCGTTAAAAGAAACACCTATTTATAACAGAAAAAAAGAAAACATAAATATTATAAGATACACAAATTTAGGAACTTGGTCACATCCATTTATGTATAGAATTGAACAAAAAAATGGAAAGATAATTGAAATTTACAAACAAACAAATGGTTTAGGTGGTTATCAAACTGGAAAAATCACAAAAAATTCTGAAAAACAAATTAGTAATAAGAAATGGAATGAAATTATTTCAAAAACTAATGAAATAGATTTTTGGAATATAAATACTCACGATCCAAATTTTATACTTGACGGCGAAGAATGGATTTTGGAAATCTTGATTGATGGAAAATATCATTTAGTTACGCGAAATAGTCCAGAAAATTATGGTGGAAAAAAATTTGCTGAACTATGTAAAATGATAAGTAAATAAAAACTGCGTACAACATTGTATTGGCAAAATGCGGGGTTTAAGTCTGAATTGAAAATCCACAGCTTTTTTGCCGCCGTTGCTTTTCAATTCCACATTTTTTTGTAATTTAGTTCCATTGAAAAAGCATCGGCTTCATTTGGTCTTTCTTGAACTAAAGTTCTTCGAATTCCCGCACTTCGCCAATACTTTTTCCGTTATCTGTAATAACATCAAATGACTGTCCCTCAAATAATTGAAGTTATCCAAAGTGAACTAAAAAATAAAGCTTGGGGAATAACTGAACAAATTTTAGAAATTCACAATCCTATTTTTGTCGACAATAAAATTCAAATTGAAAATATTGTTAAAAATGAAAATGAAATAAGTGTATTCATTCCTATCGAAAACGAAAAATTTTATTTGACTTTTTATATTAATTCTGAGAAAATGGAAATTATTGGAATTTCAACGGAACCAAATATTTCAATTTATTTTAAAGCAACTTCTGAAGAATTAAGTGAAACCGAATTACAAAATTTCACAAAATTAGAAATCACAAAAAGTTGGAATAAAGGAGAATTAAGAAAACTTGGAAATACTTCACACAGTTTTAGCTGCATAATTATTGAACCGAATAAAAAACCGAATAATTTTGAATCCAAAATCGCTGAATTAATTGAAGAATTAGAAAAAGACAAATCTGGGATTCAAAAATTATCGGAAAATGCAAATGGTTATATTCAAGTTATAATGGAATTTCATAATGGAAATGGAATGATTGGAGGACCAAATTTATCGGAAGAAATAATAAAATCTTTAAATGGATTGAAATTGTCATTAGATTTTGATTTTTATGTCTCTGGAAATCCATATAAATCTTAAAATTGCTACTACAGATAACACGGTATTGGCAAAATGCGGGGTTTAAGTCTGAATTGAAAATCCATAGCTTTTTTATCGCCGCTGCTTTTCAATTCCACATTTTTTGTAATTTAGTTCCATTGAAAAAGCATCAGCTTCGTTTGGTCTTTCTTGAACTAAAGTTCTTCGAATTCCCGCACTTCGCCAATACTTTTTCCGTTACCTGCAATTTTCCAAAAACACTCTACAAAAACAATGAATAAAAGAATTTTTGCTTTTTTAATGATTATTGGATTTTTAAATTCTTGTGGAAAAATTTCACATAAAAAATTTGACTCTGAAATATGGAAAAATTCTAATTTAAATACTGAAGAAAATTGGGATTTACGTTGGCAAATGATGAATGATTTAAGAAATAAAAATAATTTAATTGGGATGACTAAAATTGAAATCGAAAATTTGCTAGGAAAACCTGATGAAAATTCAAAAACAGTATATTTTTACTATTTAGGTTATACAGAAAAGGGAATAAATACAGGAAGATTATCGATTACATTCAACACAAATAATATTGTAACAAAAATAAACGTAACTCAAGGATGAAAACCACCATAAAATTAATTTCTATATTTTCATCTATGTTTATAATTTTAGCTGGTTGGATGAGCGGAATTCCATTTATTCTTTGGTTACTATTTTCATTATTCGATTTCGGAAATATTGATCAGTTATTTGCATTTTTGGGAATTTCTGGAATAGTTTTAAACTTTACTAAATGGAAATCAAACATTTTAATAAACATACTTGCTTTTATATTTATGCTATCTCCAATTGTTAGCAATTAATTCAAGTACCAATTGAGGCGTTTAATTATTTGGCATTTAAAATTCCTTTAGGGATTTTCATTATAACTTATATTACATATATGATATTAAATACAAAACAAAAAAACTGCAGGTAACAAGGTATTGGCAAAATACGGGGTTTAGTCTGAATTGAAAAACCTCACCTTTTTCGCCACCGCTGCTTTTCAATTCCGTATTTTATTTGTAAGTTTACTTCATTGAAAAAGCATCGGGTCAGTTTCGTCTTTCTTGAACTAAAGTTCTTCGAAAGCCCGCACTTCGCCAATACTTTTTCCGTTAGCAGAAAGTTTCCCAATATTGCGCTTAAAATTCACACATTGAAAACGAAACTAATCATATTTATAATTTCATTGAATTTTTCACTCATTTTTTCACAAGAAAAAAAACTTGTTGAAAATTTCATCGCGGACTTTATTGAAAATAATAAAGAATATTTATCATTCAAATTAAATCCACAAAGTTTTATTCCAGAATTGAATAATGAATTGAAAAATGATGAAAATTATAAATACACAATGAATGAAGTTAAAGACAAAAATTTCATTCAATATTTTGAAAAAGCAAAAATCACAAATCAAATAAATTGGAATAAATACAAAATTCCAAAGCTCAAATTAGATGTTAAAAATTATACATTACAAATTTCTACTCCAATATTTATCAATAACAATAAAGAAGTATTAATTCAAATCAAAACAAATTATCTGAATTGGTATAATGTTTACAAAAAGAATAAAAATAATAAATGGGAATTATCCTACACATTTGGAAATAAAAGATTACCAAAAAATAAGTAAAAAAACCTTCTGCTAACACGGTATTGGCAAAATGCGGGGTTTAAGTCTGAATTGAAAATCTTCCGCACTTTTTGCCACCGCTGCTTTTCAATTCCACATTTTTTTGTAATTTAGTTCCATTGAAAAAGCATCGGCTTCGTTTGGTCTTTCTTGAACTAAAGTTCTTCGAATTCCCGCACTTCGCCAATACTTTTTCCGTTAGCTACAATTTTTGACCAACTTACAGTGAAAGACAAAGATTTTTTAAACATTGAAATTCTTAATTCAATTTTAAGTTATATTACAAATGACATTCGAAAACAATTTAAAAAACATTTAATATATGATAATAGAACTGAATATTTGTTAGAAATAAATAAGTATGAAAGAAGTAGCGTTTTACTTGCAAATTATTATGAAACTGATTTAATCGGTAAAAATTTAGCAGATACATTATTAGATTTAGTTTATTACACTTTAAATAATCCATATTTCATTTTCGACTCAGATGATAGTTTCTATATTGAAAACTCAATAAACAATACTAATTCCGATGAAAATTTTATGTTTAATAATCCTATTTACTCTTGGTTTGATTACGCAGATTGGGAATTTAATCATAGGAATGAAATAAAAACGATTATTCAAAAAATATTGCTTTCAAATGAACAAAATAGAAAGTATAATCTCAATGAAATTGACTTACAAGTTTATAAAGAAATAATAAGTAATCCAGAATTAGCAAAATCTATTAATTGGCGAAACTTTGAATATTTATTGGCTAAAATTCTTGAAAAATTTGAATACGAAGTTGAAGTATTAAAAGGTAGTAAAGATGGAGGCATTGACGTTATTGCTCTTAAAAAAAATTCCACTTTTGGTAATGAAAGATATTTAATACAGGCAAAAAAATGGTCAAACAAAGTTGGAGTTGACCCTGTAAGACAATTATTATGGGCACACAATGAATATAAAGTTACAAAATCGTGTCTTATAACAACTTCTAAATTTACAAAGGGAGCTTGGGAATTGGCTGATAAATATAAGTGGCAAATAGAATTGAAAGACTATGAAAAATTAAATGAATGGATTGATGAAGCTTCAAAAAAACTGTAGCTAACAAGGTATTGGCAAAATGCGGGGTTTAGTCTGAATTGAAAATCCAGAGCTTTTTTGCCACCGCTGCTTTTCAATTCCACATTTTTTTGTAACTTAGTTCCATTGAAAAAGCATCGGCTGCGTTTGGTCTTTCTTGAACTAAAGTTCTTCGAATTCCGGCACTTCGCCAATACTTTTTCCGTTAGCTGTAATATTTACCAAAATGACCGATAAAATAATATCAAGTTTCAGAGAAATTGAAAACCCCAATTTTAATAGTGAATACGATTTAAGATCTTGGAAATCTAAAGCAATAAATATTATAATTAGAGTTTATGGTGAAAATTCTAAACAAGAAAAAAGTATTGATGGAATTAAATTCACAACATATATAAGCATTAACGGTGCAGGAGGTGGAAATAATGGAAAACATTGTGAAAAGGAAGCCCAAGAAATAATTAAAGGTTTCATTTCTGATATTGCAAACTTTGGAATTCCTGACAAAAAAGAAACTCAAAATTCTGGCATAAATATATCATTAAATCAAAGTCAAAATCAAACAGTTAATGTAAATATTATTTGGGAAACTATAAAAGATGAATTGACAGGAAAACAAGCGAAAGAAATAGAAGAAATTGTAAACGGAAATGATGAACCCGAATCGAAGAAAAATAAAATATTCGAAAAGATTAAGAGTTTCGGTTCAGATGTAGCGTCTAATATAATAGCTGGAATACTAACAAATCCATCAATTTACGGAGGATAAAAATACTACAGCTAACACGGTATTGGCAAAATGCGGGATTTAAGTCTGAATTGAAAATCCACAGCTTTTTTGCCGCCGCCGCTTTTCAATTCCACATTTTTTTGTAATTTAGTTCCATTGAAAAAGCATCGGCTTCGTTTGGTCGTTCTTGAACTAAAGTTCTTCGAATTCCCGCACTTCGCCAATACTTTTTCCGTTATCTGCAAGCAATTCACAGCGTAACCTAAATATTATTAATTGAAGAATATCATTAACTTTTTAACCGAAAACTTTCTGAGAATTATCATTTTTGAAATTATTTTCATGATTAGTTGCTATGTTCTATTCAATTTCACAACAGAAAGTAAATTTGAAAAAAAGGAAACCCTTTCACTCTTAATTTCAATAATTTCAATAATATTTGCAATATTAGTTACATTTATATTTTCAAAATTATTTGCAGAAAAAACAATTCGTATAGAAAGAAAAAAAGAAATCGATGAATATTCGCTAAAAATAACTAATCTAAGAAATATTGCTTATCATATTTTAGGATTTCATGACTTTTGGAAATTCCGTGATGCTAATATAAAATCTGCTGTTGATTACCATTATCCAAGTTTAACCTATGAGGAATTTAGAGGCTATGATTTACCTGGCATTACACAATTTACACATGAAGAATGGACAGAAATTAATGAAAAAATTTATTCAACTAGTGGTCAAGCCTATTTAGCTCTAAAAGGATTAACAAATGGAGAAAATAATTTTTCCTTTTATCAAGTAGTTAATCCACAAAACTATTCATTAGAAACAATACGAAGTTATACCGAGTATTGTAATTCTTTCTGGTATTTACTAGAAAATTCTGATGACGGAATTGTCAACTTTAATAAGGTTCATAATTACTGGCTAGAACCTATCTATGAATCTTACTCAAGAATAACAGGAAAAAAAAATAAAAAAGAAAACCTAAAAGAAGAAATTAAAAATTTAATGGTTTTATTCACGACCTCAATTTTTGAAAAACATTATTATTTAACAAAATTAAATTCTGATTTTTTTCCAAGTATTTTTAAACATAATCTTTTTAATTTATTTATTTTCCTCATAATTTTGTTAGCTTCTCTTTTTGTTTACATAATAGATTTCTCAATATTTTATAGCTTTTTCATATCGATTATTCTTGTATCATTATTTGTGGCAAATACAATTGATTTGTTTGTACTTACTATAAAATCAATAAGAACAGAATTAGAAATTACGGAAATATTTAAGATTTAATATTTGCCTGCAGATAACAGTGTATTGGCAAAAACGGGCTTGAATATCCAAATTGAAAAATTGAATATTCTTCGCCGCCAATTGCTTTTCGTTTCAACTTTTTTTGTAATTTAGTTTCCACGAAAAAGCATTGGCTTCTACTCCACAAAATTGAATTCTCCGAATTCCTTTTTGCCCGTCTTCGCCAATACTTTTTCCGTTACCTGCAATGTTGCAAAAAACTGCATAAAATGGAAACTCTAAGTCAACAATTAACTCCAACAGATATTTTAAATATTTTAATTGAACAGCATCGAATTTCAAGCAAATTAGATTTTGAAGCAGATCCTGACGCAATATTAACATTTTATTCTACGATAAATTATTGGAGAAATGCTGGAGATTTACTTCCATGGAAACCATTATCTGAGTTTCTCAATGAATGTTTTGGAATTTCAATTACTGAAACTAAATGGAAACAGACATTAACTCCTTCTAGAAAAAGAACATTAAGAGAAGTTTGCAAATTAATTGCTGAAAATTGTGATTATCAA encodes the following:
- a CDS encoding reverse transcriptase domain-containing protein; translation: METEEWFKPKKYPHIGSPITLFDYNWVKNYVINPEKIRVHSFLPLIHKTIKQRKFRADNNNKKKTPTKKRFRKKDEKNREIYFASHLDAQIFSYYNNKLVEAYEDFISKESFNDSVVAYRKISVSKSSNNNKCNIEFAKSTFEFVKNNQDKKLSVIVADVTSFFDNLNHKILKKQWCKILKVKTLPHDHYNVYKTLTNIKYVESKQLFKSYNKTMIVERGVPNSSTNKEFKRKPIKQSSYFKEKKAVAFCTKSEFIANNLNLIISKNNTKGIPQGSPISATLANVYMLDFDKVIYEKIEQLNGYYQRYSDDLIIICEQKYEDEIIKLLRTNIADKYIAGLEIQSKKTKVYRFENINGQYKGFQIDEITKVPNYNLALEYLGFTFDGKKVLIKTSGYSKFYRSMIKSFKKSASLAKNSKNPDKSIFKSKLYKRFTYKGSKRKLIYHPSKDNPTEYLKTKKFNWGNYLSYVEKSNTVMFEINNGNHIIKQSKKLWRNFHKLMNEYK
- a CDS encoding DUF3887 domain-containing protein gives rise to the protein MKNILTILTFILLTNFSFAQSEKETNKTVATNFENNYNTDNFKEIFESFSPEMQSALPLDKTTDFLIGLKQQAGKIIKREFVKYEQSYASYKTKFERALFAVNISIDDNSKINGLFVKPFKEDNLPKLERNKTKLTLPFYEEWTVVWGGDTKELNYHVESEAQKNAFDLVITNDKGNSFKTDGKKNEDYYAFGKELIAPCNGEIVLVVDGIKDNVPGTLNPIYIPGNTVIIKTENNEYLFFAHFKQHSIVVKQGQKVKQGQLLGLCGNSGNSSEAHLHFHIQNTEDMNLATGVKCYFDKIQVDGQIKTDYSPIQKNKISSPK
- a CDS encoding AIPR family protein; this encodes MKNGTQQGFCNSGAKLQSSTAVLRFNFCAKLKICASIAPPSQSPETLAEIANQTNRMNNKIILNGCIDQFKNQNELTTTDSETFELFSLTQITKDFDLTFETIQDSVVDGGHDGGIDSIITIIDDFVPESIEDLEDIVFNRKTNVKIVITQCKKENSFKESALDKLITSIPELFDLGKSTDALLQRFNSSVVEKGIIARESWKKCTIAGGKLEIIFNYCANSEIIEINTTFEQKVTQLLALCQSIFVGSSISYDNYSCHELLKLYQTQKNERLQIIYKETPLSTSYNDNGIGYVGTVKLANYKSFLTDEEGKIREDLFESNIRHFQGAVDVNTKIKNSIEDISTEDFWWLNNGITIIASNPSLVGTTLSLDNVQIVNGLQTSYSIFLHHNNDQNDTRSVLVKVIINEDKRTIDHIIASTNSQNPVSPSLLRATDDIQRELELFYGNEGYFYDRRKNYYKNQGKPASRIFSIQTSAQIIESLLFNNPHSARSKPTSLIKDDTTYNRIFDQSRNYKVYLNSCLLNKKVIEFWTSIEDRDMKNNLTNFKLHISRVITSFIFQKTNITANDIQSLELELVNNENFDSASEFLLASINGYQIENQDANLINMAKTKSFTDYLVNRLTTQFQ
- a CDS encoding DUF4279 domain-containing protein encodes the protein MTVPQIIEVIQSELKNKAWGITEQILEIHNPIFVDNKIQIENIVKNENEISVFIPIENEKFYLTFYINSEKMEIIGISTEPNISIYFKATSEELSETELQNFTKLEITKSWNKGELRKLGNTSHSFSCIIIEPNKKPNNFESKIAELIEELEKDKSGIQKLSENANGYIQVIMEFHNGNGMIGGPNLSEEIIKSLNGLKLSLDFDFYVSGNPYKS
- a CDS encoding restriction endonuclease, encoding MKDKDFLNIEILNSILSYITNDIRKQFKKHLIYDNRTEYLLEINKYERSSVLLANYYETDLIGKNLADTLLDLVYYTLNNPYFIFDSDDSFYIENSINNTNSDENFMFNNPIYSWFDYADWEFNHRNEIKTIIQKILLSNEQNRKYNLNEIDLQVYKEIISNPELAKSINWRNFEYLLAKILEKFEYEVEVLKGSKDGGIDVIALKKNSTFGNERYLIQAKKWSNKVGVDPVRQLLWAHNEYKVTKSCLITTSKFTKGAWELADKYKWQIELKDYEKLNEWIDEASKKL